In a genomic window of Telopea speciosissima isolate NSW1024214 ecotype Mountain lineage chromosome 5, Tspe_v1, whole genome shotgun sequence:
- the LOC122661564 gene encoding uncharacterized membrane protein At1g16860-like translates to MGSRFPSHQLSNGLYVSGRPEQPKERPPTMSSTAMPYTGGDIKKSGELGKMFDIPVEGSKSRKSGPITGAPSRTGSFGGAASHSGPIMPNAAGRVSYSTSGPVSSAGVSGSATMVTGGLNRQKSNSGPLNKHGDPVKKSSGPQSGGVTPVGRQNSGPLPPVLPATGLITSGPISSGPLNSSGAPRKVSGPLDSMGSVKLHSASIAHNQAVTNLSQEDDYSFKRSFPKPILWSVVLLFVMGFIAGGFILGAVHNPILLIVVVVLFGAVAALFTWNNCWGRRAITGFISRYPDAELRTAKNGQYVKVSGVVTCGNVPLESTFQKVSRCVYTSTSLYEYRGWDSKAANPTHRRFTWGLRSLERHVVDFYISDFQSGLRALVKTGYGARVTPYVDESVVVDINPSNRDLSPEFIRWLAERNLSSDDRIMRLKEGYIKEGSTVSVMGVVQRNDNVLMIVPPPEPFSTGCQWFKCILPASLEGVVLRCEDTSKIDVIPV, encoded by the exons ATGGGTTCCAGATTCCCATCCCATCAGCTTAGTAATGGCCTCTATGTATCAGGCCGGCCTGAGCAGCCGAAGGAGAGGCCTCCAACAATGAGTTCCACAGCCATGCCTTACACTGGTGGTGACATCAAGAAGTCTGGGGAACTTGGGAAAATGTTTGATATCCCTGTGGAAGGCTCCAAGTCAAGGAAGTCTGGACCTATTACTGGTGCTCCTTCAAGGactgggtcatttgggggtgcAGCTTCGCATTCCGGGCCAATCATGCCTAATGCTGCTGGTCGAGTAAGTTATTCTACGTCAGGTCCTGTATCTTCTGCAGGAGTCTCAGGTTCGGCTACAATGGTGACGGGGGGATTAAATAGGCAGAAGTCCAACTCTGGACCACTTAATAAACATGGGGATCCAGTTAAGAAGTCTTCTGGTCCTCAATCTGGTGGTGTGACCCCAGTTGGACGTCAAAACTCTGGCCCTCTTCCCCCAGTACTCCCCGCGACAGGTCTCATTACATCTGGTCCAATTTCTTCAGGTCCACTTAATTCATCTGGGGCCCCTCGGAAAGTATCTGGTCCTTTGGACTCTATGGGTTCTGTCAAATTACACAGTGCCTCGATTGCCCACAACCAGGCTGTTACTAATCTTAGCCAAGAAGATGATTATTCCTTTAAGAGAAGCTTCCCAAAACCAATATTGTGGTCAGTTGTTTTGTTGTTTGTGATGGGATTCATTGCCGGTGGCTTTATCCTTGGGGCTGTCCACAACCCCATTCTTCTCATTGTTGTTGTGGTTCTTTTTGGTGCTGTTGCTGCACTTTTCACTTGGAATAATTGTTGGGGAAGACGAGCTATCACAGGTTTCATTTCTCGTTATCCTGATGCCGAGCTTAGAACTGCAAAAAATGGGCAATATGTCAAAGTCTCTGGG GTAGTCACCTGTGGAAATGTACCCCTAGAGTCCACCTTTCAGAAGGTATCTAGATGTGTCTACACATCTACAAGTTTATATGAATACCGGGGATGGGATTCAAAGGCTGCTAACCCTACGCATCGCCGTTTTACGTGGGGCCTCCGATCACTAGAG AGGCATGTTGTGGACTTCTACATCTCTGATTTCCAGTCAGGATTACGGGCTTTGGTTAAGACTGGATATGGTGCAAGGGTGACTCCATATGTTGATGAGTCTGTCGTTGTTGACATCAACCCCTCCAATAGAGATCTATCGCCTGAATTTATCAGGTGGTTGGCTGAAAGGAACCTTTCAAGTGATGATCGGATAATGCGTTTGAAAGAAGG GTACATCAAGGAAGGCAGCACTGTTAGCGTAATGGGAGTCGTTCAGAGGAATGACAATGTGCTCATGATTGTTCCTCCTCCCGAACCTTTTTCTACAGGATGTCAGTGGTTCAAGTGTATCCTTCCTGCAAGTCTCGAGGGTGTTGTCCTGAGATGTGAAGATACGTCAAAGATTGATGTAATTCCAGTATAG